The genomic stretch ttttatttttgtataaatgtttttttttttatttcaacatttttaaatCTTCTATTCCACCTTTCACCTCATTTCTTTGTTCCAAAATTGTGTATCTCAATTTAATTTACATGTCCTAATATTAAAACTGAAATTGTTTAATATAAAAAGTGGCAATATTTTCTCTCTAATGCTTAAATATTTTGTTGCAATATTCTGAATTATTAATTGTACAAATTCCATAATGTTGTGGTATTCCATGTTTTAGCTCatgaaataatcacttatttataataataataataataatagattttttttttaaaagcactgtatattgagtaaacaatctcaaagtgctacagtgtattaaaaaaataaaaaataataaaaataaagaaataaaaagataataaagaaataaaattaaaataaaaactagaacagccaaacagctataactagtatgcatatatctaaaaaaaaaaaaaaaaaaggcttttttttaaaagaagggcttttaagcctttttttaaaagcatccacagtctgtggtgccctcaggtggtcagggagagcgttccacagactgggagcggcggagcagaaatcccggtctcccattgttcgtagtaaTTATGTGATATTTCTCTGTCGCAAACATTAAATGAAAGTCGTGATATTACATTTTGTCATAAAATTACAACTACTTTCTTTCTTTTGCATGAACATTCACGTTTTTGcaatattcagattgttttccttaaaaatgtgacatttttctcataatattccATCTTTCAGCTCCTGAAATAATACTTTTTGTTTGTAACATGTAATGTATTTTccttctaaaacatttttattttattaactcaTTTCATTTTTTGTACAATCTTTTTTCAGGTTAAGATATTGTTACTTTTTCGAgtgataaattatatatttttttaaaattcaactcAATGACACTCACATGGCACTTTAATTCCTATAtgctttgtattttttttaatattattaatgaatattatttattgtgtggCCCTAATACTCCCTCATGCTGACCATCCGTCTGCTTTCACGGTGATGTTTTAGGTGTTCCATCAGAAGACGTCTATGAAATGTGAATAAATAAGTTGTTGAAAAACATTATCACGCCTGCTTGAATCCGTGCGATGACGTCAGCCTGCTGACTTGTGTTCTATTAAAGAGTCAGTGAGTCACTCGGGACAAAAGGGGGCCGGCCTGTGTGCAGCTGCTGCGCCAACGCTGTAAGAAGTGTCCGCTTAGAACGGCGCGATTCTCTCAAATTAAGCCGTTAAATGTCCCTTTTGTTCCGCTAGAAGTGTGTGTAATGTGATTAGAGTCCGATCAAGCCAAGTATGTTCATGGTTGAATCGTATTTAAGGACTTTGTAGAGTTTGTGTTCGGTGTATTTTTTGCAGTGTGAGTCAAAGTGTGTCGAAAGTGCCAGTAATGAGTCGCACTTTCGACACACTTTGACTCATTCTGAACGACTCTTCTCGAACGGCACTATAAAAGGAGCATCATGCCCGACTCATTGACTCATCTTGAGCGACTCACCTTGGGGGCTTTATAAAGAGGACCACCGACTCGAGCGTGACTCAAACAAATTCGACCCCCGACTCGCTGGATGTCAACAGGTGCTCTATCGTGTCCACGGTGATGCAACACCTGTTCTCGAAGTTTCCGTCGAGTTCCAGATAGTTCCACACGGACATGGCAGAAGGAGACTTTTACACGCTGGGCAACCGCCAGAGGTTCCCCCGGGATCCGTTCGGAGAGTCGCCCTTTCGGGAGCAGATGGGCTCCCGCTTCATGGAGGATGACTTCGGCATGCCGCCCTTCCCCGACGACCTCTCCATGGACTGGCCGGGCTGGGCTCGACCCGGCCGGCTGAGCACCCGCCTGGGCTCGGCGCCCTTCGGCAGCGCCTTACGCTCGGGCTTCCCGGGCCACCAGCAGCGGCAGTCGGCGGCGGGGCCCTCGCTCTACGGCGGCCGCTACGGCGAGGCCTCCCCGCGGAGCTCCCCGACCACCGGCCTGTGCAGCGGCGGCAGCAGCGCGGGCGGGGAGCCGTGGAAGATGTGCGTTAACGTCCACAGCTTCAAGGCGGACGAGCTCAACATCAAAACCCGAGATGGTTTTGTGGAAGTATCCGGTCAGTGAATTATATTATTTCCGGTCCACGACTCCATTTCccgctatagcaggggtgtcaacctCATTTTataccgggggccacatggagaaaaatcacgGCAAGATAACTCAAAAAtacagacaacttcagattgttttcttttagggatgtccgataagggctttttgccgatatccaaaataatgatatcaaccgatactgatatatacagtcatggaattaacacattattatgcctaaattggacaaccaggtatggtaaagataaggtcctttttttaaaaaataataataaaataaaataagataaatttaaaaaaaaaaaaattgaataaaaaagagtaaaacaatataaaaacagttacatagaaactagtaattaatgaaaatgagtcaaattaactgttaaaggttagtacttttagtggagcagcagcacgcacaatcatgtgtgcttacggactgtatcccttgcagactatattgatatatatatcaggggtccccaaattacggcccgcgggccggatctggccccccagcatccaaaatccggcccacaggaagtcccaagtaaaaaaaaaaagtgtttttattttattttttctttattttttacttttatttttttttaatctttcctctctaatccatgttctaccgcttgttactcttggtgtctcctagccgctcaggcaaatcatattgtctaaaaattaattttcccatcgataatgtgacaatgttaaatgttgatgaacatatgttaattgatgttaaatgacaaaatggattataaagacaatgtgtatgtatttaaatatgtatgtatgtatgtgtgtatatgtatgtatatgtgtatgtatgtatgtatatatatatatatatatatatatatatatatatatatatatatatatttatatgtatatatgtatatgtatatatatgtatgtatatatgtatatatgtatatatatatatatatatatatatatatatatacagatacagcctggcccccggccaattttttttaacccaatgcggcccccgagtcaaaaagtttggggacccctgatatatattgatatataatgtaggaaccagaatattaataacagaaagaaacaacccttttgtgtgaatgagtgtaaatgggggagggaggttttttgggttggtgcactaattgtaagtgtatcttgtgtttttatgttgatttgataaaaaaaaaaccgataccgataataaaaaaaccgacaccgatcatttccgatattacattttaaagcatttatcggacatctctattttctttgtttaaaaatagaacaagcacattctgaaaatgtacaaaccataaccatgttgttttttttgtttgttttttacacttacatagtattctacctttttttatttgtcgttatttatactttctgaataaattatgtgctaatgttcatctgtcaactcattggtgttaattttcaatctatcaagataaaatattatcaaaatcaaattacaggatgttatttatgtaatatggggcggtatagctcggttggtagagtggccatgccagagacttgagggttccaggttcgatccccgcttccgccatcctagacactttacccacatgctcccagtgccacccacactggtttaaaatgtaacttatataatgggtttcactatgtaaaagcaatttgagtcactagagaaaagcgctatataaatataattcacttcactaatttgctaattttcctcgactggtgcactaacgtgtggtttatttatttttttacatatttagcaTCAGCtacagatacaaagaattgctattgcgacatctagtggacacatgtacAGCagtggtttctttcattcaaaaatttcggctcagtTTTATACTTGgccaactcatcccgcgggccgtatgaaatctactcccaagtggtaaaatcacagcaagataactcaaaaataaagacaacttcacattgttttctttgtttaaaaatagaacaagcacattctgaaaatgtacaaaccaTAACCATGTTGTTGAGgggtttttgacacttacatagtattctacctttttttttttatttgtcgttatttatactttctgaataaattatgcgataatgttcatctgtcaactcattggtgttcattttcaatctatcaagataaaatattaatatcaaattACATgatattatttatgtaatttgctcattttcctcgactggtgcactaacgtgttttttttttgtttttttacatatttagcattagatacaaataat from Entelurus aequoreus isolate RoL-2023_Sb linkage group LG17, RoL_Eaeq_v1.1, whole genome shotgun sequence encodes the following:
- the hspb8 gene encoding heat shock protein beta-8, whose protein sequence is MAEGDFYTLGNRQRFPRDPFGESPFREQMGSRFMEDDFGMPPFPDDLSMDWPGWARPGRLSTRLGSAPFGSALRSGFPGHQQRQSAAGPSLYGGRYGEASPRSSPTTGLCSGGSSAGGEPWKMCVNVHSFKADELNIKTRDGFVEVSGKHEEKQEEGGIVTKNFTKKIQIPMDVDPLTVFASLSPEGVLIIEARQTPPYYLFSNEGSQGSGGDVPGAEVPVPLAV